acaaattttacctTTGAACGAAACACATTCAAATGTTTGGACATCTAaatgatcgttatgacatttccAATACAATAATGTAAATGTTTGGCTATTAAAggcgaaaattttttgtttaaaagcgaTTTTAGTCGACATTTTTTCTGTGCTTatttaaaatcattaaaaattattaacttGTTCCCGGCacaggataactatgagcaccacacacaGGCTGTAACTTTGAGCTTTAATCTTTATGTTGTTCTTCGATTTCAAGAGAcacttagctgggagctacggTGGGCATtacagatagtggaatgcttcataggGGGTAACTGCAACTTTAGTCGAGGGCAACCAACGGTATCGATTGTAGACCCTCAGAGAGTAGACGGTCGGCACCGACTCttccttaaatactgagtgcctatgatgctcaatactTCCGGCAAGATATTGgcgcatttaaataaccaatggtcattaTGTTTCCGCTGCGATCGGTCTTATAAACCGGAAAGAACTTGCTCGGCTATAGGAGCTTGATGAGAATGgcaacctccacatgcaaatgtggctgcaacaaaaacattaaaagttttttttggttaaataCTATTCAacactaaaaaataaaatgtcttaTAAAAGTTTATAAagtattttcgatattttgatACTAAAATCATCATTTTGCTGTCTGAGaacatcaaaaattttagccggttttgaaaataattactgctgtcccactTTCACCAGACTTTTTGTTGTTACAGGAAACTTTTTAATatgtttactaacaaatttctatgagtttACGATATGAATCCTTGATCCTCCAAAAGCATAATTGTGGGCGATTGTCGACCTGTCGACATGTTCTTTCCATAatccaaaatttcttttaatcaTACTCACCTATTATCAGCAGCACGTAGTGTGCCTTCCAATTAGAACTcctattttaagaaatatttatttgatcACAGAGAATTCCCTTCATTACAAACAACAGCTACATTTTCTAAGAACCAACTTTAATCGACATACACATATACTCATGTTAATTAATATCCTATGGAACGTTGGCACAACCCTTTATGCTGGTGCGAATCCAATCGTTGTAGAACGACAGTCTAGCAAAGACGTCGGGGAAACCATGAGCACAAGGCACACCCCAATTGCCAACACCGACCAATTGACCCTTGGAGTTAAGCAAAGGACCTCCGGTGTCGCCATGGCAAGCACCACTTCCGGCAGGTTGCTTGACACACAAATGACCTTCGTCCACATCATCGGCATATTGGGCATACACACGTTTACACTCCTCATTGCTGATCAGGGTTCCACTCAATTTCTTCAAATCGTTGGGATAGTATTCACCCACAGCCTCATATCCCCAGCCAGTCATGGTCAGCGTTTCACCATCCTCCAGTTCATCCAATTCGGCAATTGTTATATTTTGGGTCTTCTCATCGTAGGCAATCAATGTGGCCAACTTGAGAAGGGCAATATCGTTGTGGTACATGGGCTTGTCGAAATTGCAATGGACAATAATCTCGCTAACCTCATACATCCAAGCCAAGCCCATCCAATCGTTGGTGCTGGTAACAACTTGAATCTGGTTTTTCTGTAAACCAGCCACACAACTGGCGGCAGTTATGACATATCGATCGGCTATGATGGCGCCACCACAAAAATGACCACCGTATATATTCTGCAACGACACTTGCCATGGTGCATATGCCTCGGGAGCTATTTCACCGCCCACAATGCGTGAACCAAATTTACTATGCAGCACCTTCTTTTCGACATTAGCCACGCCGGGATACGGTTCGCCGTGTAAACGCAAGGCCTGCGTTCGGCAGACAGCGATGGCCAAGACCACCCCAATCACAGCGGAGGGGACCAAAAAAGACTTCATTTCGTTTAGATGACAATTTGACAACTGTTCTGGAAATGGACATTGCCTGAAGTTTATACCGCTCCTCATGGTATATttctggtattgtaaatgatcGTTATCTGCAAAGTTGTATAACTTGGATACCGATTGCAGGTCTCCAG
This Stomoxys calcitrans chromosome 2, idStoCalc2.1, whole genome shotgun sequence DNA region includes the following protein-coding sequences:
- the LOC106082226 gene encoding chymotrypsin-2; translation: MRSGINFRQCPFPEQLSNCHLNEMKSFLVPSAVIGVVLAIAVCRTQALRLHGEPYPGVANVEKKVLHSKFGSRIVGGEIAPEAYAPWQVSLQNIYGGHFCGGAIIADRYVITAASCVAGLQKNQIQVVTSTNDWMGLAWMYEVSEIIVHCNFDKPMYHNDIALLKLATLIAYDEKTQNITIAELDELEDGETLTMTGWGYEAVGEYYPNDLKKLSGTLISNEECKRVYAQYADDVDEGHLCVKQPAGSGACHGDTGGPLLNSKGQLVGVGNWGVPCAHGFPDVFARLSFYNDWIRTSIKGCANVP